One Mucilaginibacter ginkgonis genomic region harbors:
- a CDS encoding MBL fold metallo-hydrolase, translating into MIDIKAFGKLPADVRKKRIKTSLQYRDGSFQNILPTAIKREDASYLDLFKTLLSQPKTVRPGQGIPSVKTDLRNLNAKVPTVVWFGHSSYLISHQGFNIFVDPVLSGHASPVSFFGKAFLGADIYKAEDMPDIDVLLITHDHYDHLDYETITKLHPNIKQIVTSLGAGSHLEYWGIAPDKITELDWWQSAKINQEVEFTATPARHFSGRGLKRGQSLWSSFVLKLNDYKIFLGGDSGYDGQFKVIGDKFGPFDLALLECGQYNINWPDIHMMPEQTAQAAQDLQAKVLMPVHWAKFTLSVHPWNEPPIRVMAEAKALHQPIVIPQIGEPYAIGEEFDQKIWWE; encoded by the coding sequence ATGATCGATATAAAAGCATTTGGTAAACTCCCTGCGGACGTACGGAAAAAACGGATAAAAACTTCTCTCCAATACCGCGACGGTAGCTTTCAGAACATATTGCCTACTGCTATAAAGCGGGAAGATGCGTCTTACCTCGACCTGTTTAAAACATTGCTTAGCCAGCCGAAAACTGTCAGGCCAGGTCAAGGAATACCGTCTGTAAAAACGGACCTCCGGAACTTAAATGCAAAAGTACCAACCGTGGTTTGGTTCGGGCATTCATCATATCTCATCTCTCATCAGGGATTTAATATCTTTGTAGATCCGGTGTTGAGTGGGCATGCGTCGCCGGTAAGTTTTTTCGGTAAGGCTTTTCTTGGGGCAGATATTTATAAGGCTGAGGATATGCCGGATATAGACGTTTTGCTCATAACGCATGATCATTATGACCATTTGGATTACGAGACGATCACTAAGCTTCACCCAAACATAAAACAGATAGTTACCTCTTTAGGCGCAGGCAGTCACCTGGAATATTGGGGTATAGCGCCTGATAAAATCACCGAACTGGATTGGTGGCAAAGCGCAAAGATCAATCAAGAGGTTGAGTTTACTGCAACGCCTGCGAGGCATTTCTCGGGCCGGGGACTTAAGCGCGGGCAATCGCTTTGGTCGTCATTTGTGCTCAAACTAAATGACTATAAAATATTCCTGGGCGGCGACTCGGGTTATGACGGGCAATTTAAAGTCATCGGCGATAAGTTTGGCCCGTTTGATCTCGCACTGCTCGAGTGCGGGCAATACAACATTAATTGGCCCGATATACACATGATGCCCGAGCAAACCGCACAAGCCGCACAAGACCTGCAAGCTAAAGTGTTAATGCCCGTGCACTGGGCAAAGTTTACGCTGTCCGTTCACCCCTGGAACGAGCCTCCAATCCGTGTGATGGCAGAGGCCAAAGCCTTGCACCAACCGATAGTGATCCCGCAGATCGGTGAACCATATGCTATCGGCGAAGAATTTGACCAAAAGATCTGGTGGGAGTAG